A region from the Arthrobacter roseus genome encodes:
- a CDS encoding ATP-dependent DNA ligase: MATSDRKQQNVTVDGHKIRLTSLDKVLYPETGDTKADVLSYFAGIAEHLIRHARNRPVTRKRWVNGVGTPEKPGQVFFQKNLDESAPNWVKSFPIEHKDHTNDYPVLNDLATLTWLGQIAALEIHVPQWQFGPRGKINNPDRLVLDLDPGEGAGLAECAEVARHARSILLDMGLDPRPVTSGSKGIHLYAALDRKQTAEQVSAVAHELARAMEADHPELAVSDMKKTLRKGKVLVDWSQNNPNKTTVTPYSLRGRFRPMVAAPRTWDELDDPNLNQLDYEQVLERVEKDGDLLEGMAAGTMEEDSLDDAVQEALPTDRLSKYRSMRDAAKTPEPVPEAVNMHDDESLPTFVVQEHHASNLHYDFRLEHDGVLVSWAVPKGPPSTSGKNHLAVQTEDHPLEYGTFEGSIPKGEYGAGEVYIWDHGTYEKEKWREGKEVICVVHGQPDGGLAKAGSSVRRYALIHTGGGSSKNGGKSGEKNWLIHLMKDQPGKTGTGASRPRATVGIGKDTNPDEGKLPSIEPMLASLGSAADVTDEDDWAFEMKWDGIRAIANVTPGGVKLISRNGNDLTATYPELADLGQHVSAKQAVLDGELVALNKAGRPDFGLLQKRMKLTKKVEIEAAARKTPVHFMVFDLLHLDGQSTLALEYCQRREILEQAVEATDDSHVQVPPDMDVALADAIQSSKDLELEGIMAKRVDSTYSQGRRSRSWVKIKNQLTQEVVVVGWRPGKGARERKVGSLLVAIPDGVELRYVGRVGSGLSDKERAEVGARLKKMSRKTPPLDDVPTADAKDAQWVRPALVGEVQYSERTDGGKLRHPVWRGWRPDKKPSDVVVEQVPET, encoded by the coding sequence ATGGCGACGTCGGACCGTAAACAGCAGAACGTGACCGTGGACGGTCACAAAATTAGGCTAACCAGTCTGGATAAAGTGCTGTATCCGGAAACGGGCGATACCAAGGCCGATGTGCTGTCCTACTTCGCCGGCATCGCCGAGCACCTGATCCGTCATGCGCGCAACCGTCCCGTGACGCGCAAACGCTGGGTCAACGGGGTAGGCACTCCGGAGAAGCCAGGACAAGTGTTCTTCCAGAAGAATTTGGACGAATCGGCGCCGAACTGGGTGAAGAGTTTCCCCATCGAGCACAAGGACCACACCAACGACTATCCGGTCCTGAATGACCTCGCGACGCTGACCTGGCTGGGGCAGATTGCGGCTCTCGAAATCCACGTCCCGCAGTGGCAGTTCGGGCCGCGGGGCAAGATCAACAATCCCGACCGCTTGGTGCTTGATCTCGATCCGGGGGAGGGGGCTGGACTTGCGGAGTGCGCCGAAGTGGCCCGGCACGCGCGCAGCATCCTGCTGGACATGGGTCTGGATCCCCGGCCGGTCACCTCGGGTTCCAAGGGGATTCATCTTTATGCCGCGCTGGACCGCAAGCAAACAGCGGAGCAGGTGTCCGCCGTCGCGCATGAACTGGCGCGCGCAATGGAAGCTGACCATCCGGAGCTGGCGGTCAGCGATATGAAGAAGACTCTGCGCAAGGGCAAGGTTCTCGTGGACTGGTCGCAGAACAACCCCAACAAAACTACCGTTACCCCCTATTCGCTGCGTGGCCGGTTCCGCCCCATGGTTGCCGCGCCGCGAACGTGGGATGAGCTCGATGACCCGAATCTAAACCAGCTCGACTACGAACAGGTGCTCGAACGGGTGGAGAAGGACGGCGACCTACTGGAGGGCATGGCGGCCGGAACCATGGAAGAGGACTCGCTCGACGACGCCGTGCAGGAGGCGCTACCCACCGACCGCCTGAGTAAATACCGGTCCATGCGAGACGCCGCGAAAACGCCGGAACCGGTTCCGGAGGCGGTGAATATGCACGACGACGAGTCGTTGCCCACGTTCGTCGTCCAGGAACATCACGCCTCGAACCTGCACTACGATTTTCGGCTGGAGCACGACGGCGTTCTGGTGTCCTGGGCGGTACCCAAGGGGCCGCCGTCGACGTCGGGCAAGAATCATCTGGCAGTGCAGACTGAGGATCATCCCCTGGAATACGGAACATTCGAGGGGAGTATTCCCAAAGGAGAATATGGTGCGGGCGAGGTCTACATCTGGGATCACGGCACCTATGAGAAAGAGAAGTGGCGCGAGGGCAAGGAAGTCATTTGCGTTGTTCACGGACAGCCCGACGGCGGCCTAGCAAAAGCCGGCTCGAGTGTGCGGAGATACGCCCTCATCCACACCGGCGGTGGCTCGTCCAAGAATGGAGGCAAAAGTGGCGAGAAGAATTGGCTCATTCACTTGATGAAAGACCAACCGGGCAAAACCGGAACGGGAGCGTCGCGTCCGCGGGCCACCGTGGGGATCGGCAAGGACACCAACCCGGACGAAGGGAAGTTGCCCTCGATCGAACCCATGCTGGCCAGCCTGGGCTCCGCTGCGGATGTTACCGACGAGGATGACTGGGCGTTTGAGATGAAGTGGGACGGTATCCGCGCCATCGCGAACGTCACTCCCGGCGGAGTGAAGCTCATCAGCCGCAACGGCAACGACCTGACCGCTACTTACCCGGAACTCGCGGACCTCGGCCAACACGTCAGCGCAAAACAAGCGGTCCTCGACGGCGAGCTCGTGGCTCTCAATAAGGCGGGACGGCCGGACTTCGGCCTGCTGCAAAAACGGATGAAGCTCACTAAGAAGGTTGAGATCGAGGCGGCTGCACGTAAGACTCCTGTGCATTTCATGGTGTTTGATCTGCTGCACCTGGATGGGCAGTCGACGCTTGCCTTGGAGTATTGCCAGCGCCGCGAAATACTGGAACAAGCGGTCGAAGCCACGGACGACTCTCACGTGCAGGTGCCCCCGGACATGGATGTTGCGCTTGCCGACGCAATCCAATCCAGTAAGGATCTGGAGCTGGAAGGCATCATGGCCAAACGAGTCGACAGCACGTATAGCCAGGGACGACGATCAAGGAGTTGGGTGAAGATCAAGAATCAGCTCACGCAGGAGGTAGTGGTCGTCGGTTGGAGGCCTGGTAAAGGTGCGCGGGAGCGAAAGGTCGGCTCGTTGCTGGTTGCGATTCCTGACGGTGTCGAGCTCCGGTATGTGGGCCGAGTGGGCTCGGGGCTCTCGGATAAGGAACGTGCCGAAGTGGGTGCCCGTCTGAAGAAGATGTCGAGGAAAACCCCTCCGCTCGACGACGTCCCCACCGCAGATGCCAAGGACGCGCAATGGGTGCGGCCGGCGCTTGTCGGTGAAGTGCAGTACTCGGAAAGGACTGACGGCGGTAAGCTCCGCCATCCGGTATGGCGCGGGTGGCGGCCGGACAAGAAGCCGTCCGACGTCGTCGTCGAACAGGTGCCGGAAACGTGA
- a CDS encoding APC family permease — MEKVMDPSEESTTELRRGRLGVIGVVFFVVAAAAPLVGMTGAVPIAIVLGNGAAAPGAYLAVGLTLLLFSVGYAAMSQRVTNAGAFFAYIGRGLGKNLSLGSAFVSLIAYISIQLAIFGFFGGLMAGQMGALGLELPWWLWSLIAWAIVTVLSLASVDVGAKVLGILMLLEVLSLVITAVAILIDGGPEGYNFAASFSPSAILAGGLAGSAGIAFAFAFASFIGFEATAIYGEESKNPKRVVPRATYLAVGLITALFAMTAFALVTGMGASTVVEATVEYSTVDGVPLADPAAVLFALATDYVGGWMATVMSVLVLSSLFAGLLAFQNAASRYVFALGRGGVLPGRLGSVNAQGAPQRASLTTSVITGVVILVFTLFQLEPILNMFYWFSGLAVVAIVLIEALVCIAVVVFFRANKGEEGIFTTIIAPVLAFIGLLIGEYLLMSRFGLLAGTTAEGVDPSVTSWGLSPLGWFLIALPFIVLLAGYLFSRFAGQVNDDFIRDELS, encoded by the coding sequence ATGGAGAAAGTAATGGATCCTTCCGAGGAATCCACGACCGAGCTGCGCCGAGGCAGGCTCGGCGTTATCGGCGTCGTCTTCTTCGTCGTGGCCGCCGCCGCACCACTGGTTGGCATGACGGGGGCCGTGCCGATCGCCATCGTTCTGGGTAATGGGGCGGCAGCACCAGGCGCCTACCTCGCCGTCGGGCTAACGCTGCTGCTCTTCAGCGTTGGCTACGCGGCGATGAGCCAACGGGTGACGAATGCGGGGGCATTCTTCGCCTACATTGGCAGAGGGTTGGGTAAAAACCTCAGTCTAGGCTCGGCATTCGTGTCATTGATCGCCTATATTTCCATTCAATTGGCCATTTTTGGCTTCTTTGGTGGTCTGATGGCTGGTCAGATGGGGGCACTTGGCCTTGAGCTGCCATGGTGGCTGTGGTCCTTGATTGCGTGGGCTATTGTCACAGTCCTGTCCCTGGCCAGTGTGGATGTCGGTGCGAAAGTACTGGGCATCCTGATGCTGCTCGAGGTGTTGTCGTTGGTGATCACCGCCGTTGCGATTCTGATCGACGGCGGCCCAGAGGGCTACAACTTTGCCGCCTCGTTCTCGCCGTCGGCCATCCTCGCGGGTGGATTGGCCGGTTCCGCCGGCATCGCCTTTGCCTTCGCCTTTGCGTCTTTTATCGGGTTCGAAGCGACGGCCATTTATGGCGAAGAATCGAAAAATCCCAAGCGCGTTGTTCCCCGTGCCACCTATCTTGCCGTTGGGTTGATTACCGCACTGTTCGCCATGACTGCTTTCGCGCTGGTGACAGGTATGGGCGCATCAACGGTGGTGGAAGCGACGGTGGAGTATTCGACCGTCGACGGCGTTCCGCTCGCCGATCCTGCCGCCGTACTGTTCGCGTTGGCTACCGACTATGTTGGCGGGTGGATGGCAACCGTCATGAGCGTTCTTGTGCTTTCCAGCCTGTTCGCGGGCCTGCTGGCTTTCCAGAATGCAGCTAGCCGCTACGTGTTTGCCCTCGGTCGCGGAGGCGTGCTTCCGGGCCGACTCGGTTCGGTGAATGCCCAGGGAGCCCCGCAACGAGCATCATTGACGACGTCGGTCATCACCGGTGTGGTGATCTTGGTCTTCACGCTGTTCCAGCTGGAGCCTATTCTGAACATGTTCTACTGGTTCAGCGGGCTGGCTGTTGTCGCCATCGTGCTGATCGAAGCGCTGGTGTGTATCGCAGTTGTTGTCTTCTTCCGCGCAAATAAAGGCGAGGAGGGAATCTTCACGACCATAATCGCACCTGTGCTGGCGTTCATCGGTTTGCTCATTGGTGAGTACCTGTTGATGTCCAGGTTCGGGCTGCTGGCTGGAACCACCGCTGAGGGCGTCGACCCTTCGGTGACCTCATGGGGACTGAGCCCACTCGGCTGGTTCCTGATCGCACTGCCGTTCATTGTGCTACTGGCCGGATACCTGTTCTCCAGGTTTGCCGGACAAGTAAATGACGACTTCATCCGCGACGAATTGTCATAG
- a CDS encoding primary-amine oxidase has translation MSVIPDTSQSTQAMLSRDELIAARELLQEAGYVEADTRFAYLGILEQQRRSTRRESSGSDHAETHQEERRVRALLHDIGGGHPRDVIVSLTKGAVESVVELDTKDTGELPVLDEDFEAVEQILSTNEEWLAALARRDLDVAKVRVAPLSAGVFEYPEEKGRRILRGLAFVQEFEEDSAWAHPVDGLVAYVDTVNRSVDKVLDFGSVPIPPESGNFTDPDVTGPLRTSQKPISITQPEGVSFTVEGNHLEWEKWNFDVGFDAREGLILHNIAFRDGEKNRSIINRASIAEMVVPYGDPSPVRSWQNYFDTGEYLVGRYANSLELGCDCLGEITYLSPVIADELGNPQEIRNGICIHEEDAGILAKHSDLWSGVDYTRRNRRLVISFFTTVGNYDYGFYWYLYLDGTIEFEAKATGVVFTSAYTGNDDYASEMAPGLGAPYHQHLFCARLDMAVDGLANRVEEEEVLRVPISESNPRGNAFSRKRTVVSTESEGLRTADQSKGRIWRVSNPDAKNRLGESVAYNLYPAGLPALLADDESSIARRAAFATKDLWVTRYAETERYPAGDFVNQHSGGSGLPEYVQQDRDVDGQDIVLWHSFGLTHYPRTEDWPIMPVDTVGFKLKPSGFFDRNPTLDVPPSSSGECHTEDDGGGCH, from the coding sequence CCGAGACTCACCAGGAGGAGCGCCGAGTCCGTGCTCTCCTTCACGACATTGGTGGCGGACACCCCCGGGATGTCATCGTGTCATTGACTAAGGGCGCGGTGGAGTCCGTGGTCGAGTTGGATACGAAAGACACCGGCGAACTACCCGTCCTTGATGAAGACTTCGAGGCCGTGGAACAGATTCTTTCCACGAATGAGGAATGGCTTGCTGCCCTGGCACGACGAGACCTTGACGTAGCAAAGGTGCGCGTTGCACCACTGTCAGCGGGCGTTTTCGAGTACCCAGAGGAGAAGGGTCGGCGGATCCTGCGAGGGCTTGCCTTCGTGCAGGAATTCGAAGAGGACAGTGCGTGGGCTCACCCGGTGGACGGCTTGGTCGCATATGTCGATACTGTCAATCGGTCGGTCGACAAGGTGCTCGACTTTGGATCAGTGCCGATACCCCCGGAGAGTGGCAACTTCACTGATCCTGACGTCACCGGGCCTCTGCGGACCAGCCAGAAGCCCATCAGTATCACCCAACCGGAGGGCGTCAGCTTCACGGTTGAAGGCAACCACCTTGAATGGGAGAAATGGAACTTCGACGTCGGCTTCGACGCCAGAGAAGGTCTCATCCTGCACAACATCGCCTTCCGTGATGGTGAGAAAAACCGTTCCATCATTAACAGGGCATCGATTGCCGAGATGGTTGTCCCCTACGGCGACCCCTCACCGGTGCGATCCTGGCAGAATTACTTCGACACCGGGGAATACCTGGTGGGCCGCTACGCCAATTCACTTGAGCTCGGCTGCGATTGCCTCGGTGAGATCACCTATCTCAGTCCTGTCATAGCCGATGAGCTCGGCAACCCACAGGAGATCCGCAACGGCATCTGCATTCATGAGGAAGATGCAGGCATCCTTGCCAAGCACAGCGACCTCTGGTCCGGAGTGGACTACACCCGCCGCAACCGCCGGCTGGTCATCTCCTTCTTCACAACTGTTGGCAACTATGACTACGGCTTCTACTGGTACCTCTATCTCGACGGGACCATAGAGTTCGAGGCCAAGGCCACCGGCGTTGTCTTCACTAGCGCGTATACCGGCAACGACGACTATGCCTCCGAAATGGCGCCAGGCCTCGGCGCCCCGTACCACCAGCACCTCTTCTGTGCACGGCTTGATATGGCTGTCGATGGTCTGGCGAACCGGGTCGAGGAGGAGGAAGTTCTCCGGGTGCCGATCTCGGAATCGAATCCGCGCGGAAACGCTTTCTCCCGCAAACGCACCGTCGTGAGCACCGAATCCGAGGGTCTGCGGACGGCTGATCAGTCGAAGGGTCGCATCTGGCGTGTTTCCAACCCAGACGCGAAAAATCGGCTGGGCGAATCAGTGGCCTACAACCTCTACCCAGCCGGGCTGCCAGCGCTACTGGCCGACGACGAGTCGTCGATCGCTCGACGCGCGGCGTTTGCCACCAAGGATCTCTGGGTGACCCGCTACGCGGAAACGGAACGCTACCCGGCAGGCGACTTTGTGAATCAGCACAGTGGAGGGTCCGGCCTTCCTGAATACGTGCAGCAGGATCGCGACGTCGATGGCCAGGACATCGTTCTGTGGCACAGCTTCGGGCTCACTCACTACCCGCGGACCGAGGACTGGCCGATCATGCCTGTCGATACCGTCGGCTTCAAGCTCAAGCCGTCCGGCTTCTTCGACCGCAATCCCACACTCGATGTTCCGCCGTCGTCCAGTGGCGAGTGCCACACCGAAGATGACGGGGGCGGTTGCCACTAA